The Deltaproteobacteria bacterium genome has a window encoding:
- a CDS encoding RHS repeat protein, whose protein sequence is MARANRNFIPDHIWDDGSIQSVIDALNKATFMSYSAAGCGSCGGGVDKLTQVTDANGKSTTYTYDKLGRLLTETDATGL, encoded by the coding sequence ATGGCAAGAGCGAACAGAAATTTTATACCTGATCATATATGGGATGATGGTTCTATCCAATCCGTTATCGACGCCCTCAATAAGGCCACCTTCATGAGTTACAGCGCCGCCGGCTGCGGCAGTTGCGGCGGCGGGGTGGACAAGCTGACCCAGGTGACCGACGCCAACGGAAAGTCAACAACCTACACCTATGACAAGCTGGGCAGGCTGCTTACTGAAACCGATGCCACGGGCCTGC